The following proteins come from a genomic window of Amaranthus tricolor cultivar Red isolate AtriRed21 chromosome 14, ASM2621246v1, whole genome shotgun sequence:
- the LOC130799918 gene encoding probable serine/threonine-protein kinase PBL19 has translation MNCFSFKKNKNKQHKANSAPELRKQNTANTSNNKRVSKSTNSVSTSKSIPELYKERQHYLRVFTYEELSEATDGFNKLLRIGEGGFGSVFKGTINTPNKGNPTVVAIKKLNRYGLQGHKEFLTEVQFLGVVDHPKLVKLLGYCALDGEREIQRLLVYEYMRNKSLEHHLFGRNPPLSWILRLKIMLDAAEGLDYLHKGMEVQVIFRDFKSSNILLDENMNAKLSDFGMAREGPTGDNTHVSTRPVGTYGYAAPEYVDTGHLKEKSDIYSFGVVLYEILTGRRSIARDRPPGERKLLDWVKRFPADSRMFNMIMDLRLRNQYPLDTARKVAKLADRCLIKDETERPDMSEIIEVLKRAVLESEEKA, from the exons ATGAActgtttttctttcaaaaagaacaagaacaagcaACATAAAGCAAATTCAGCCCCTGaattaaggaaacaaaataCTGCAAATACATCAAATAATAAAAGGGTATCAAAATCTACTAATTCAGTCTCAACATCAAAGAGTATACCAGAATTATACAAGGAAAGACAGCATTATTTGAGGGTTTTTACTTATGAGGAGCTTAGTGAAGCTACTGATGGTTTTAACAAGTTGTTAAGGATTGGTGAAGGtggttttgggagtgtttttaAAGGTACAATTAACACCCCAAACAAGGGTAATCCTACTGTTGTTGCTATCAAGAAGCTTAATAGATATGGCTTGCAG GGCCACAAAGAATTCCTTACAGAAGTTCAATTCCTTGGTGTTGTTGATCATCCAAAACTAGTAAAGCTTTTGGGATACTGTGCTTTAGATGGAGAAAGAGAGATTCAGAGACTATTGGTGTATGAATACATGCGAAACAAGAGCTTAGAACATCATCTATTCGGGAGAAATCCTCCTCTATCGTGGATTTTGAGATTAAAGATAATGTTGGATGCAGCTGAAGGCTTGGATTATCTGCACAAAGGAATGGAAGTTCAG GTGATTTTTAGAGACTTCAAGTCTTCAAACATTCTGTTGGACGAAAACATGAATGCAAAGTTATCTGATTTCGGGATGGCTAGAGAAGGTCCCACTGGGGATAATACTCATGTGTCAACAAGG CCGGTGGGAACTTATGGATATGCCGCCCCAGAATATGTTGATACAGGGCATCTCAAGGAAAAAAGCGACATTTACAGCTTCGGAGTGGTTCTTTATGAGATCTTGACAGGTCGACGATCCATAGCTAGAGATCGTCCGCCTGGAGAACGGAAGCTCTTAGATTGGGTGAAACGATTTCCAGCTGACAGTCGGATGTTCAACATGATCATGGACTTGCGCCTGCGAAATCAGTATCCTTTAGATACTGCCCGGAAAGTAGCCAAGTTAGCAGATAGATGTCTGATCAAAGACGAAACAGAACGACCAGATATGAGCGAAATTATAGAGGTTTTGAAGAGGGCAGTACTCGAATCGGAGGAAAAAGCTTAA